One genomic window of Monodelphis domestica isolate mMonDom1 chromosome 1, mMonDom1.pri, whole genome shotgun sequence includes the following:
- the ENDOG gene encoding endonuclease G, mitochondrial, with protein MQAGRWLVPGLSLALGAGLGAGAVAWLKRKANPGVGGLWSRLPVLPVAAAAAGPVVPAGGPGELAKYGLPGLAQLKSRESYVLCYDPRSRSALWVIEQLKPERLRGPGDRQTCGFQEDDSVHVYHRATNADYRGSGFDRGHLAAAANHRWSQKAMEDTFYLSNVAPQVPHLNQNAWNNLEKYCRNLTQTYHNVYVCTGPLFLPRREADGKMYVKYQVIGKNNVAVPTHFFKVLILEAPGGQIELRSYVMPNAPVDENIPLERFLVPIESIERASGLLFVPNILTRTGNLKAIASGAK; from the exons ATGCAGGCAGGCCGCTGGCTGGTCCCAGGGCTGTCCCTGGCCCTCGGGGCTGGGCTGGGGGCGGGGGCCGTAGCCTGGTTGAAGAGGAAGGCCAACCCGGGAGTCGGAGGGCTCTGGAGCCGGCTCCCCGTGTTGCCTGTGGCGGCAGCGGCGGCAGGGCCCGTGGTGCCCGCGGGAGGCCCGGGCGAGCTCGCCAAGTACGGGCTACCGGGGCTGGCGCAGCTCAAGAGCCGCGAGTCCTACGTGCTGTGCTACGACCCTCGCAGCCGCAGCGCCTTGTGGGTCATCGAGCAGCTGAAGCCTGAGCGACTGCGGGGCCCCGGCGACCGCCAGACCTGCGGCTTCCAGGAGGATGACTCCGTGCACGTCTACCACCGGGCCACCAACGCCGACTACCGGGGCAGTGGTTTTGACCGAGGCCACCTGGCAGCCGCCGCCAACCACCGCTGGAGCCAGAAGGCTATGGAAGACACCTTTTACTTGAGCAACGTGGCGCCGCAG gtCCCCCACCTAAACCAGAACGCCTGGAATAATTTGGAAAAGTACTGCCGAAACCTGACCCAAACCTACCACAATGTCTATGTCTGCACTGGGCCGCTCTTCCTACCCAG GAGGGAAGCAGATGGCAAGATGTATGTGAAGTATCAGGTGATTGGCAAGAACAATGTTGCAGTGCCCACTCACTTCTTCAAAGTGCTGATCCTGGAGGCTCCTGGGGGGCAGATCGAGCTTCGTTCATATGTAATGCCCAATGCACCTGTGGATGAGAATATCCCATTGGAACGCTTCCTGGTTCCAATTGAAAGCATTGAGCGGGCCTCTGGGTTGCTCTTTGTGCCCAACATTCTCACCCGGACCGGCAACCTGAAGGCCATTGCCTCTGGGGCTAAGTGA